The genomic interval CCTGAAGTGAAGCGACGCTCCTTCTTGCAATAGAAGTCTTGATAGGAGGACATGACTATGGGGACGATGGGAacctggggaaagggaaaagcaaaCAGCCCACAGTTCCCTTCCAAGGCCCTCATGACAAGCCTCtgccaagaaagaaagggatggagGAAGCTGGGGGCTCAGTAGCAGAGGGGGAAATAGTAATTACCTGGGCCTGTACTGCAAGGTGGAAGGCGCCACGTTTGAAGGGCAGCATGGAGCCATTGTGGTTTCTCGTGCCCTCGGGGAAAACCCAGACCCGCACCTGGGGAAGACAGAGGGTCAAGAAGACATAGATAGAGGGGTCAGAAAACTGTCAGGATGCTGTAATGAACCTTTGAGGGTCACTGGCCCTGCTCTACTCCACAATGCCGCAACCCTCCTTTTCCACAGGGGACTCACATCCTGGGTGAGCAGGGTCTGGGCGACTTCAGACATGACACTGATGGCATCCCCAGTGCGCTTCCGGTCGATGAAGATGACTCCTGCCAGCCAGCATGCCAGTCCAGCAGAGCCAGCCCACAGTAGCTCACGCTTGGCAATGGGTACACAGCGACCTGGCAGTACCTCCATCATCCCTAAGGCAAAGGTCGAGTGGGTGATGGGTGAAGATCAGGATGGAGGTAAAGTGTCATGGAAGTGAGCCATCAcccacattcctaaggacagagatggaggggaggggatgggaaacCCTGAGGAGGATGGCGTAATTAAATGTATATTAGCCAACTTATGACATTACAGCcttgggggaaagggggaggaagcaACATCCAGATGAAGGGGAGTTGCCAACCCTTAGGAAGGAGATTCTGGGGAATGGGAAGGGCATGGCTAGGGGAGGTGTGCCCTACGAGGGGTCTCACCAAGCAGGTCGAGTGAGCTCTGGTGGTTGGAGACCACGACGTAGGGCTGTGAGGGAGGGAAGTGGTGGGCCCCACGCACCTCCACTCGGATCCCATACAGGTATTTGATGTGGAGCAGCATCAGACGCAAGATCCTGTGGGGTCACGGTAAGGGGTTCCAGCAGGACCCACTGATGTCCATCTgcatgcctcccctccccctactgCCATTCTGGGCTTCTTGTCCCTGGGCTCTTCCCATCTTCCTTACACACCCCACATTCTCCCCATCCACTGCTCACTTCTGACTCAGGTTCTCCCATCACCCAAAACCCCCTGGGCCTCACTTCATGTTCTCAACATTGCGTCCTCGCACAGCACACACAGGGATGGCGAGCACAGCCAGGAAGAGGATCCAGCCGTTGTAGAAGGCCATCTTGAAGAAGTATTTGGCACTGGAGCTGCAGAACCACAGGGCGGGCAGCAGgaagagcagcagcaggaagagcagcagcagcacaggCCATACCCCTGGCCACAACTCCATTCTGGCCACCTGAAGGGGACAGGGCAAGGGACAGTGGGCCTCATTCCTGGAGAGGCGTGGGACGAGCAAGGCCTAGAAGGCAAGGTTTGGGGAGCTAGGAGGACAAGGGCCAGTGACACAGGATGGGGTCAGGCCTCCCACCACAACCTGCCCAGAAAGCCTCTCTAGGATGGGGGCAGTGGGGGTAGAAGCTCAGGGCTGCTCTCCCACTCCTCTCCCAGAAGGCTCCAGAAATATTCACAAAGACAAGAGACCTGAGACAGGGACACCCACAACTCACAGATATGTGATAAtacataataacaataacaaacagTAATAGCAACAGCAAACACTTATAGCTGGTAAGGGTCTTAGGATGGTCTATACCAGACTGTCTAATAcagtagccaccagccacatatGGCTGTGCGAACTGAGTTGTGCTGGAAGTGTAAAATATGGatcaaatttcaaagaaaaacagaatgttaAAATATCCCATTAATAATCTTTTGTATTTGATTACATTTGGAAATCTTAACCTTAGCCTTTTGGAATACTGAGTTCaatagaatatattattaaaattaatttcaccttgTTACTTTTTGATGTAtcttccagaaaattaaaaaatacatcatggCTTGCATTGTAGGATTGATCTACAGACTACGTTAAACCCTTAAATATGAGCcacataatttacatttttaggaGATAGGCCCAGAGGGGTTAAAGAACTTACCTGTGGTGACATGGCTCCTAAGAGGCATTTCCTAGTTTAAACCTAAGCAGCTTGTGCTCCTAACCACAGTTATGGTGCTGCCAGTGTATACATATAGGTGGACAGACACACAGCACACAGCAAATGCAGTGAAAGGCACAAAGCACCCACAGACATTCTGAAGGGCAGACTGGCAAGAATAAAGGCTCTGTCACTAATGCAAACACAGATATACACAGTCATACAAAGACTgacccactcacacacacacacacaaactcacaatCACACCCAGCAAcagataaaagaaagtaaatgcaTAACTAGAAAAATCCCTCTCCACCAAGGTGTCCATCCTCCCCCTTCCCGTTTCCGGACAAACCCATGGACATACCAGGAGTCGCTACATCTATCAATCCTGCCTCCACAGGCAGGCAAACAAACCCTTatgcctcctcctttcccttccagaGACACTGGAGGTGACCTGCTCAGACAGGTATAACATGGAAGGCCTgaccaaatgaaaaaaagagggaaagggtaAGAGACTGGCCCCGGGAAAGGAAAGAGTTCAGGAGGAAGAGGTGCAAGCACACAGAACCTGCCTTGTAggttcttcctccttcctccactctGCCCCAGTGCTGGGGGCAGGGTCACAAGTCACAAAAAGGTTTTCAGGCAAACACCTGTCACTCCCAGCAAGGCTACAGGCACTCCCTTCCAATGACAGGAAGGTCTGTGCTCAAAGGTAGGCGCACTGCCAATCAGTGAATATTAAGGGGCAACAGAGGAAACAGGAGACTGCCAACTCCAAAGCTGTGAGCTTTGAGCTGCTCTATCCCACAGCCCCTGTAAGTCTGGACTAGCATTTCTCCTCTGGATTATTTGCAATAGGCTCCTAACTCTGCTCCTCCAACTCATCAACCACATGGCAACCACAGAGATTTTTCTGTAACACAAATGTGAGCATTTCTCTGTCTACTAAAGGCACTTTCAACAAGCTGACTTCTGCTTACATCTTCGGCCACATCCCCACAAGAGCCCTTTTTGCTCCAAATTGATTTACTTCCGTCCATCAATAATAGACACACCATGATCTTTGCAGGCTTCTGTGCTGTGAACAGCCTGTTCACTTTGGCTGGAATGCCCTTCTGCCTTTCACTTGCCTGACACAGCTCAGCATTACACTTTGGAAGTCTTCTTGAACCCCTCCTCGCCTGAGTTTTCATTACACTTTTATCTTGAtcactggttctcaaagtgtagaAATGCATATTCTTGGACCTCAGTCCAGAATCTGGGCCTTAGGCCCAAGAATAGGTATTTTAACTCCCCCCAAGTGAGGGACAGCCCTCCAAGTGAGTCTGATGTGCATatgagtttgagaaccactgaccttgATACCACAGTGTATGTAACTGCTCACTggcatttgtttccttctccagtcTGTAAGCAGCCTGAGGACAGGAACTCTGTCATTTCTCCAACACCCAggacagaaggaggaagagagggtgctcaataaacatgtgCTGAACAGATTATAAGGCTGTACACACAGCCTGTCATAATTAATGACAGAGTCAATCATGAATCAGATAGCTACACTCTTGAGTACTATTAGCTATGAAAAGAAAAGTCACCAAAAAGGCAATGATGAACACAACAACAAGCCAAACAGTAACCTACTCAGAATATGCACATACTATACGGTCACACGGAAGCGAAGGCAACAACAATCAAGATGGTACATCCCATCTCACACAAAAGAGAAACATTCAGAATGGGGATTAACTTGCAACCAGGGAAAGATGCTGCTGTCATCAAATACATGCCAACAGTGCAAAAAGAGTGGGGGACAGATAATGTGCACAGCAAGGCTGACTCCATGGCATGCATTGAGCTCCATGAACGCAGACTGTACACAGCCACTAgagagataatgtatgtgaagaGACACAGACCAGGAAGGTCAGCAAGGCAAGGCATATTGGGGATGGTTCTCTGGGGACATGGAGGCCCAGTTACCTTTCTAATACATGACATTAAGTGACCCTCTCTGGAGCAGAAATGTCCAAAGATTTATAAGCACTATGAAGTGCCATCTGGGTTAATGTCCATATGACTCACAAAATACAGTatcaataaaattatgaaataaatagcaTGTGTAACCAGAGGCACACATGCTGTGGTCATGTCACATTAGCATCATGCGAAGGAGCATGCGTATGTGCGGTGTAAACCGTGACTGGGGAAACACATGCAGCAAACAGGCCAATCCGATCACATGAGTGTGCACTAGTGAACTAAACCATAGGATACCACACATGAAGACTATCGCATACGACAGGATCATGGACATAACATATGAACCCAAACAAGTAAGGCATAATaagtaaacacacaaaaagcaTAAACTGTGCAAGAAACGTGAAACCACATAACAGATGCAATATATAAAAACTCACACATTTGAACAATGTCAAGACTGGACATGAGATATGGACATAAGATATGAGAATGGGCAATTCTGATGGAAAATAACACATCATCTCTCCACAGTCCATGGATAGATAGGACAGGGAGAAGCTAGCCGCACATAAGCCATTAAACATGTCAAAGGCACACAGATTCAGTGTAGAAAACATGGCCCCCCACAAAGCATCAGTGTGTCAGTAAGGATCTAGCCCAGTGTAGATGCCCACTGAGAAAGGTCCTGTGCCTAGATGGAAACAGAGGTGTCTGAGGGCATTCCTAGGAAGCAAATTCtgctgggggaaggagggtgataaAACGCCTTCTCCCGgccacaacccccccccccaagagtcATGTGGGGCCAAAGGGCAGGGAAAGGAATTGGGGATGGTGTCAGGAATTCCCTCTTCAAGACTTTGTCCACACCCCCATCCCAAATTCACAGGGTCTCCTCCGTGTCTCGttcatccttcctccctctcggggcccctctcctttccccagcaACCCTCTCCCCAGTTCCCCTCCCAGACCCaatctctcccccatcccctcctccaaGTCCCTCTCGGCACCCTCCTCCCGCCTCCTCCCATCCCATTCCCGCCCCCAcctcagtggggtggggggcccggggggctggccccctccccagccaggctGCGGCAGCGGTGGTGGCGGGTGGCTGTCTCTGCCTCGGTCGGGGTGTCGGTGCCCAGGGGGCGACAGGATTTGGGGGTGTCCTAGCCCCGGCCGATGGAGGGGAGGTGAGAGTGGGAGGCTGGGCCCATTGCGGTAGGAATGGTGGGGGGGTTgtccccccagctccctccctccctcccttcctgctgtctctctgAGGGCTGGGGCTGCTGTTGCCGctatcccccccacccctccccaacgCCCGCCGGTTTCCGGGGCTGGCCAGGAAGTAGGGGGCGGTGATGGGCGGCCTGTTTTGCCAATCTACTCCCAGGGACCCAGGCAGCGTCTACCCGAAAGGGCCAGTCTCCTTTTGGTAGCTCCGCCCCGCGAGAGCTCCGCTGGGCTCTGCCTCCGCCTCTGGCCTTCTCTGGCTCCAGCTGCATCCTTTTTTCCTCCAATTCCCTTTCAGCACACACGGCTTATACGTCCCTTGGTGTTGTATTCCTTCCCTCGCCCATTCCTTCTTCATCAGGTCTCCTCTTCCTGGAAATTTCActggatttcttcctttctccttaacTCCCTTAGGTGCTGTTTATTCCCTCCAGTTCTCCAAAAACCTCTTTCCTGTACCCCATTCAATTACAGGTATTTTCAAGCACCTACTAAATGCGAAGCACGGAATTCTTCACCTGTCTTCTCTCCAGGGCCTCATCTCATCTCACCTGGCCCTCCAGCTCTACCGGTTCTCTTTGACCTTTGCttccctccgccccctcctccccttccctcattAGCTTCCAGCAGCTCCTCTCTGGCCTTTAAAGAGAAGGGATCCTTCCTCTcagaccctctctctgcctctgtcctcccATGCTCTTTATTTAACTTCAGTACTTTTCTACTTCCTTCCTATCTGTCCCCTAGTCACTGAAGCGGTGTGAGACAGCTTCCCTCCCCAACAGAGTCTGGGTGCATCTTTTCTTGGAAACCGGGCATTAgggttgcttttaaaaaaaagaatgctagaTTATTCTGGGATGAGCATGCCTCTTTAAATTTGTAGCCATGTATCTGTTCCCTCTCCAGCCCTCGATCTTCCAGTATCCCTTTACTACGATCATCCATCACTCCTCTCCTTGTTTCCACGTCTCAACTACTTTTTTCCTAAACCTTTACAGGCCTCTTGTACTTTCACCTCTCCCGCCCTCCTCTAGGGAACTCCCAACTTCTCACCTAGCCTCACTTGAGTCACGTGGGACCTTTTATCTGGGTGTTGCTGTACTGCCCTCAGCCTGTGTCTTTCTGCCAGACACACCTTCACTCTGCTTGAATTTGCTTGCCCTGAGGCAGAGTATGTAAAGAACACTGGTAGGGGGAGGACCGTTACCTAGCTCTGCTCCTTGGATCACAGGGTCACTGAGTCACTGTCAGGATCACTGACTGTGGAAAAGACTCCAACTCGTACAAAATGCCCAAGCTCTGAAGCAGCTTGTTCAAGTCCCAGGGGTCGAACCCAGGAGGAAGACCCTAGTTCTTCGGGACACCTTACAGGACGGAAGGGGCGGGCCTAACCTCATTCCGCCGCTGGTCGCCTGAAAAGGGGCGGGTCTTGCCTCCTTGGTACCCGCTCACAAAGGGGTGGAAGTAGGCCTTTTCTGCTTTTAAGGTTTAAAACGGAGTCGAGGTTAACTCTGTCATACTGTGTCACATTAAAAAGGTGTGGGCCTTTAGTTCTGTTCTGCTCTGTAAATCACCTAGGGAAGAGCGGGCTGAGTCCTCCAGCCGAAGGAGATGGGTTAACACCAGCTCTGCAGATCGACGCTCGCACCATCCAAACGTCGAGCTGATCCCAGTTCTGCTCCCTTCTTCACTAAAAGGGAGGGGCAAAGCCAAGTTCTGCTCTTACGTCACCGAAGGAGGCCGGAGCCATTTTGAACCCCGAGACCCTAGTATTTGCTCTCTTGCCAAGCTCTTCACCGTCTTTTCCGATCTCGGCCAATCAGAGGTGAAAGAAACGGCCCAATCAGCCTGGAGAGACTACAGCCGGAGGCCCCGGATGAGACCCAGCCAAGGTCTTTGAACCTCAAACTTCGCCAATCGTAGAGCAGTCACCATGGCGACAAGATAGAGGGTAAAGGGGTGGGACCAGAGACGGCTTAACCCTCACAGGATTGGCCTGCCCCTTCCCGCTGCCTGCGGCGCATGCGCATTTTCGTTAACCACCATTTTCCATTGAGTTCCAGCCAATCAAGTGCTTTGGAGCCCTAAACTCCAAAGTCCAATAGGAATCCGGACATTCTCTGAAAGgggaagtgaaggaaagaaagaaggattgTAGTAGGCGAGGCCTGTGTAGTCCCGAACCAATTGCTTCTGGCCTATGGCTATGACTGGCAGCTACTCAGACGAATAAAGCTCCTCCGGGTCGGGCGACCGGACGTATCGAGTGGTTACCAATCCCGTCGCATTGCATACTGACTGAAACTGTATCAGCCAATAATCATTGGTGCAAGGGCAGGATTGCGCAAACCTCACCCTTCCCTTTGGGCCAATCCCTTCTTTGGAATTATGTGATTGGCAGGAACTCAGGCCAATATACCTAGAAAACTTTGAAGCCCGCCCAAAGATCGTGGGCCGGGGGCGGTTTCTTGTTGGGGCGTGTGTACGTATGTGTGTTTTTGACGGGATTAAGGGGTACGTGAAGGCGAAACAGAACCCGTCCATGGCGGCAGCGGAGGAGGAGGACGGGGGCCCCGAAGGGCCAAACTGcgagcggggcggggcgggcgcgaCCTTCGAATGTAATATATGTCTGGAGACTGCTCGCGACGCTGTGGTCAGTGTGTGTGGCCACCTGTACTGGTGAGAATTCGGGAGTGGGAAAAAGTGGGGCTCACCTCCTTATAGGGAGGCTGGGGACGGGGTGGCATACAATCATACAGATAATTAGAGCGCACATCCCCATAGGTGAGGCCCGAGTAGGGGACTTAATATCTTTTTGAgtatgtgtgggggagagggtcACGTCTGTACAGAGGAGACTCATGGAACGGAGAGTCATTGGAACTAGGAGTTGAGGAGTATGGTGTGTTAATAGGAAGCGGGGCCGGACTGGGGGTAGGGCGGGCACAGCACATCTGTACCGGCGAGGCCCGAGCCACCTTACCCCAGAAAGTGAGGGGTCTTAGCTGTACGGGTGGAACGGATTAGACTCAAAGGTTAGGGGAGACACACGTTATTTCAGTAGGGTGAGACCCAGGGAATGTGGAATCACATTCAGATGAGATATTGGTAGGCAGTGGTATGACAAACCTGAGGACAAGGGGCAACTTTGAGAAGTTAAAAAGGATTGTGGAAATAGGAACTTTGTTGAGaccagaagagaggaaaaggagtaGTGGGGGAAGGTGCTAGTTTGGGAGTGATGGGGGCAAGGATGGGGCTGGGACTGAAAGAGGAGCTTTGGAAAGCTGTGGTTGAAGACACCTGGAAACTATGTCGAAAGgcaggaagggtgtgtgtgtgtgtgtgtgtgtgtgtgtgtgtgtgtgtctgtctgtcttcatgTGTTGGGGTAGAGGAGAAGGTTGAGCATGTTGAGAATGGATATAGCTTTAGACGTTGTAAGATCAGAGAAGGAAGGCCAGATTGGTGGGCATGGTAGGGGttgcagaaaatatgaaaaaggtaGTACCTGGGAAGAGGAGGTGAGATGGGACTCTATGAGGTCAGGTCCGTGCCTCTTTTCTGTAGCTAGTTtgaccttctttttttcccctcccccccatccagTTGGCCCTGTCTTCATCAGGTGCGTACTCAGAGGAGAtgaagagggaaatggggaggtcTGAGGAGTTCAAAGACCTGTTGTGTACTGGAAACCACTTCATTTTCTCCCCCAGTGGCTGGAGACACGGCCAGAGCGGCAAGAATGCCCAGTGTGTAAAGCTGGGATCAGCAGAGAAAAGGTTGTCCCTCTTTATGGTCGAGGGAGCCAGAAGCCCCAGGACCccaggtgagagagagggggaggggtgctgagGGACGATGAAAGGCTTCTGCCCTGGGAGTGGGGTGTGGAAGGGGAGAGAACACTTCTTGCTAGTCCCTCTCCTGTTCCTCAGATTGAAAACTCCACCCCGGCCCCAGGGCCAGCGACCAGCTCCAGAGAGCAGAGGGGTGAGTTTTGTCTGATTGTGTTCCTTCCTTGCCAAAGACCTGCCCTGTTCCCCTCTGACTTTCTTCATTCACCTTCCTAGGGATTCCAGTCATTTGGCGATACTGGGGGTTTTCACTTCTCATTTGGTGTTGGTGCTTTTCCCTTTGGCTTTTTCACCACCGTCTTCAACACCCATGAGCCATTGCGTCGGGGTACAGGTAAGAGCCTTCCCTCAGCTCCTAGCAGGTAGCCCTCTGTCCCCTCAGTTCCCTTTCCAACCTAGGAGTGGATGCTTCTTCCACAGCTTTCCTCTCTCCTACAGGTGTGGATCTGGGACAGGGTCACTCGGCCTCCAGCTGGCAGGACTCCCTGTTCCTGTTTCTTgccatcttcttctttttctggctGCTCAGTATTTGAGCTTTGTCTCTTTCCTGCCCACCTCCAGCCAGAGGAGAATCAGTATTGGGGGTCCTTGCTGACCCTTCCTGACTtcaggcccctcccccccaaccacTCCATTTGTACTGACTAAGGCCACCTTTCtaggagggtgtggggaggaggagtgACATCTGTGCAGAATATGGAAGAACCTTCTGCTCTGAACTCATTGAGAAGCATCATAACTTCTAGTTCTGGGATGGGAGGATAGACAGAAGAGAatgtctgtcttctccctcctGATCCTTTGCTTCCCCCCACATTTCTTGATTTGGTGTTGAAAGATGGGCAAAgctccctctgactctcccctactttcCCCTTGTTGATTTAACCTAACTTTTTTCTCCTCAGTGTCTATTATGAGTTCTGACTTAAGTGCTTCCTTCCTCTCACTACCTCCTTTATTATAAAGTCAATAAACAAGGTGAGATGTATTGATGGAAGCTCTGCCTACCTTTGTCCATccgtctgtccttccttccttccttccagaacaGGAGCAGCTTCTCCCTAACTTGAGTAAATATCTGCGTGGTGTGGAGAGGCATGACGGTGAGCCTCTCTTCTTCAAAGCTTTCAAGGGTTCAAGGGTAAGGGCAtcttacacacacaaacacacacacacacacacacacacacacacacacacatgagcaaaTAGGGGAAGGTGTTTACTTCTCACTGTGGGAGGCTCTGGTTGTGGAAGCAGGTTTGGTGAGTTGGGGTACAGTTACATAGGAGAGAACTAGTGTGGGGCCAGAACAaagcaggcaggggtgggggaagaaaacagagctGATGGATCTAGTCTGGCTGTGCATCCCTCAAGGCCCTGCTGCACTGCCCTCAGCTGCCTCAGGCTCCTCTGACTGATTCAGCTCTTcgtgctcctcctcctcctcctcgtttTCTGGGGCCTTCCTGGGGAGGAAGATGGGGGATAATGCTGCATATGGTTCCTAGCACTCCATCATTCCTCCCCCTTACTCCCCTTCTTGCAGCCTGGAAGTCCCAAGTCTGAGGTGTCTGACTTTTTCCACTCACCTCTGCT from Suricata suricatta isolate VVHF042 chromosome 7, meerkat_22Aug2017_6uvM2_HiC, whole genome shotgun sequence carries:
- the AGPAT1 gene encoding 1-acyl-sn-glycerol-3-phosphate acyltransferase alpha; translation: MELWPGVWPVLLLLFLLLLFLLPALWFCSSSAKYFFKMAFYNGWILFLAVLAIPVCAVRGRNVENMKILRLMLLHIKYLYGIRVEVRGAHHFPPSQPYVVVSNHQSSLDLLGMMEVLPGRCVPIAKRELLWAGSAGLACWLAGVIFIDRKRTGDAISVMSEVAQTLLTQDVRVWVFPEGTRNHNGSMLPFKRGAFHLAVQAQVPIVPIVMSSYQDFYCKKERRFTSGRCQVRVLPPVPTEGLTPDDVPALADRVRHSMLTIFREISTDGRGGGDYLKKSGGVGEARL
- the RNF5 gene encoding E3 ubiquitin-protein ligase RNF5 yields the protein MCVFDGIKGYVKAKQNPSMAAAEEEDGGPEGPNCERGGAGATFECNICLETARDAVVSVCGHLYCWPCLHQWLETRPERQECPVCKAGISREKVVPLYGRGSQKPQDPRLKTPPRPQGQRPAPESRGGFQSFGDTGGFHFSFGVGAFPFGFFTTVFNTHEPLRRGTGVDLGQGHSASSWQDSLFLFLAIFFFFWLLSI